The following are encoded in a window of Pongo abelii isolate AG06213 chromosome 16, NHGRI_mPonAbe1-v2.0_pri, whole genome shotgun sequence genomic DNA:
- the BCL2A1 gene encoding bcl-2-related protein A1 isoform X3 produces MCQNSAKLSEHSHHIASTASIQVSQLKTLLSTRKKMTDCEFGYIYRLAQDYLQYVLQIPQPGSGPSKASRVLQKVAFSVQKEVEKNLKPCLDNVNVVSVDTARTLFNQVMEKEFEDGIINWGRIVTIFAFEGILIKKLLRQQIAPDVDTYKEISYFVAEFIMNNTGGWIKQNGGWGKWHNHTPMLVESVAHKKRKMAL; encoded by the exons ATGTGTCAAAACTCAGCCAAGCTCAGTGAGCATTCTCATCACATTGCCTCAACAGCTTCCATCCAGGTGAGCCAGCTCAAGACTTTGCTCTCCACCAGGAAGAAGATGACAGACTGTGAATTTGGATATATTTACAGGCTAGCTCAGGACTATCTGCAGTACGTCCTACAGATACCACAACCTGGATCAGGTCCAAGCAAAGCGTCCAGAGTACTACAAAAGGTTGCGTTCTCAGTCCAAAAAGAAGTGGAAAAGAATCTGAAGCCATGCTTGGACAACGTTAATGTTGTGTCCGTAGACACTGCCAGAACACTATTCAACCAAGTAATGGAAAAGGAGTTTGAAGATGGCATCATTAACTGGGGAAGAATTGTAACCATATTTGCATTTGAAGGTATTCTCATCAAGAAACTTCTACGACAGCAAATTGCCCCGGATGTGGATACTTACAAGGAGATTTCATATTTTGTTGCGGAGTTCATCATGAATAACACAGGAGGATGGATAAAGCAAAACGGAGGCTGG GGGAAATGGCACAATCACACGCCTATGCTGGTAGAGTCAGTGGCCCACAAGAAGAG
- the BCL2A1 gene encoding bcl-2-related protein A1 isoform X2 — MCQNSAKLSEHSHHIASTASIQVSQLKTLLSTRKKMTDCEFGYIYRLAQDYLQYVLQIPQPGSGPSKASRVLQKVAFSVQKEVEKNLKPCLDNVNVVSVDTARTLFNQVMEKEFEDGIINWGRIVTIFAFEGILIKKLLRQQIAPDVDTYKEISYFVAEFIMNNTGGWIKQNGGWGKWHNHTPMLVESVAHKKSLSLLNY, encoded by the exons ATGTGTCAAAACTCAGCCAAGCTCAGTGAGCATTCTCATCACATTGCCTCAACAGCTTCCATCCAGGTGAGCCAGCTCAAGACTTTGCTCTCCACCAGGAAGAAGATGACAGACTGTGAATTTGGATATATTTACAGGCTAGCTCAGGACTATCTGCAGTACGTCCTACAGATACCACAACCTGGATCAGGTCCAAGCAAAGCGTCCAGAGTACTACAAAAGGTTGCGTTCTCAGTCCAAAAAGAAGTGGAAAAGAATCTGAAGCCATGCTTGGACAACGTTAATGTTGTGTCCGTAGACACTGCCAGAACACTATTCAACCAAGTAATGGAAAAGGAGTTTGAAGATGGCATCATTAACTGGGGAAGAATTGTAACCATATTTGCATTTGAAGGTATTCTCATCAAGAAACTTCTACGACAGCAAATTGCCCCGGATGTGGATACTTACAAGGAGATTTCATATTTTGTTGCGGAGTTCATCATGAATAACACAGGAGGATGGATAAAGCAAAACGGAGGCTGG GGGAAATGGCACAATCACACGCCTATGCTGGTAGAGTCAGTGGCCCACAAGAAGAG